CGAGTGGCAGTGACCTCCGGGCGGGCCAAAAAGCGGTCATAAAAACCGCCTCCGCGTCCCAGCCGTGAGCCATCATGCTGGCTGAACGCGAGCCCTGGAACCAGGATCAGTGTAAGCTCCACCAGGGGGACCGCGCGGAGCGGATCGGCCACGGGTTCCCAGATGCCAAGCATCCCGCGTTTGAGATCGTGCATGCCAGTGACCTCAAAGGGCCTCAGCTCCACCCCATCCACAGCGAATAAAACAACCCGCCATCCTCGTGCAGTTAACCACGGCAGCAGGCCGGTGATGAGATCCGGCTCGTTCCGTAATCCGCCAAAGATTGCCACCGTTCCCGGCGTGGCCCAAAGATCCTCACGGGCTTGCAGCGCACAGACCAGTTCTTGTGACCACACGGCCAGCTCGGCATCTGGCACGGCGCGCAGGCGCTCCCGCACCTGGCGGCGGAGGTCGGCTTTACTGGGCAGTTCACTCATGGCACCTAATGGGCCAGGGAAGAACGAATTTAAAAGCGCCAAGTTCATGTCTGCTCTGTCCGGCGCTTGCCTCCTTTGGAAAGCACCTGCATCATCCGACCAATGGCCGCCTTTCTCCTTCGCCGACTTTTGAGCAGCATTGCCGTGCTGTTCTTTGCGGTGTCGCTTACTTTTCTGCTCACGCGCTCGCTGCCGGGCGGACCGTTTGACAAGGAAAAGGTCTCCTCCGCCCAGGTGCAGGAAGCGCTGCTGGAAAAGTACAAGCTCAACGGCAGCCTGTGGCAGCAATACACGGCCTACCTTTCCGACCTGGCCCGGCTGGACCTGCGGGTCTCCTTTAAATACCGCGACTGGAGCGTGGCGGAGATCCTGGGCCAGAAGATGCCCACCTCCCTCAAACTCGGTGGCGTGGCCTTTCTCATTGCCAGCACATTGGGTGTCTTCATTGGCTCAATGGCGGCGATGAAGCGGGATACGGCGATGGACTGGGCGGCGATGTTCGGGGCCATTTTGGCCATTTCCATTCCTTCCTTCATCACCGGGCCGTTTTTGATCGCCGTCTTTGCCCTCTGGTTAGGCTGGCTGCCGGTGGGCGGGTGGGGGACGGTCAGTCATTTGATTTTACCCGCCATCTGTCTGGCCGCGCCTTATGTGGCCTATGTGGCGCGGCTGATGCGCAATAGCCTGCTGGATGTCCTGAAGAGCGATTTCCTGCGCACCGCACGCGCCAAGGGGCTGACCAGCTCCCAGGCGCTCGTTCGCCATGCAATGAAGGTCGCCATCCTGCCGGTGGTGACTTATCTCGGGCCGCTGGCGGCCCATTTGCTGACGGGTTCCATGATCGTCGAAAGCGTCTTTAACATCTCCGGAGCGGGCAGCATTTTTGTGAATGCCATTCAAAACCGGGATGCCTTCCTCCTATGCGGGGCGGTGGTCATTTACTGCACGCTGCTGATCGTCTTCAACCTCATCGTGGACCTGCTTTACAGCGTCCTGGACAAACGCATCCAGCTCCATGCCTGACGCACCTAAAGCCGCCTCCATCAGCCGCCCTGGCGGCTGGGCGATCGTGCGCCGGAACCGTCCGGCCATGATCTCGCTCATCTATCTGGCATTCGTGGTGGTGGTGTCCTTCACCCTGCCGTTCCTGATGCCGGAGAGCCTGAAGCTGACCAGCAGCGGCACCTTCCTGCCACCTTTGAGCCAAGGGCCGGAAAACGGTGCCCTGCATCTCTGCGGCACGGATGTAAACGGTCAGGATCTCTTTTACCGCCTGCTCACCGGTGCCCAGGTTTCCCTCGGGGTGGGTATCATCGGGGCCGTCATCTCCCTGTTCATCGGCTCCATCTATGGCATGGTCAGCGGCTTCTTTGGTGGGCGGGTGGATGCCTTCATGATGCGGGCGGTGGACATGCTGTATGCGGTGCCGCGCATCCTTTTCATCATGATCTTCATCGCGGCCTTTGACAGTGTTTTCAAAGACTGGCTGGATGGCATTCGCTTATGGGCCCAGGAAGCACAGTGGCAGCGGGTGGAGGATGCCGCGCGCTACCTCATCCCCTATTCAAAAATCCTGGTCATGATCATCTCCCTGGGCCTGGTGGAATGGCTGACGATGGCGCGCATCATCCGCGGCCAGGTGCTGGTGCTGCGGGAGATGACCTTTGTCACCGCCTCCCGCGCCATGGGCCAGGGCGGCTGGACCATCCTGCGCAAACACCTGCTGCCCAATCTGAGCACGATCATCCTGACGTATCTGACGCTCACCATCCCCGCCGTGATTCTGGATGAATCCTTTCTCAGCTTCCTGGGCCTGGGCATTGAAGACCCGGCAGCTAGCTGGGGCTCCCTGCTCAAAGACGGTGCCCAGGTCATCAACCCCCTGGAAAGCAAATGGTGGCTGCTGGCCTTCCCTGCCCTGCTCATGTCGCTAAGCCTGCTGGCGCTCAACT
This portion of the Prosthecobacter sp. SYSU 5D2 genome encodes:
- a CDS encoding 5-formyltetrahydrofolate cyclo-ligase, producing the protein MSELPSKADLRRQVRERLRAVPDAELAVWSQELVCALQAREDLWATPGTVAIFGGLRNEPDLITGLLPWLTARGWRVVLFAVDGVELRPFEVTGMHDLKRGMLGIWEPVADPLRAVPLVELTLILVPGLAFSQHDGSRLGRGGGFYDRFLARPEVTATRVGICFESQLFAHLPCEAHDAQVSELMTEKRAIIAQTSTNGCQKTVKE
- a CDS encoding ABC transporter permease — its product is MAAFLLRRLLSSIAVLFFAVSLTFLLTRSLPGGPFDKEKVSSAQVQEALLEKYKLNGSLWQQYTAYLSDLARLDLRVSFKYRDWSVAEILGQKMPTSLKLGGVAFLIASTLGVFIGSMAAMKRDTAMDWAAMFGAILAISIPSFITGPFLIAVFALWLGWLPVGGWGTVSHLILPAICLAAPYVAYVARLMRNSLLDVLKSDFLRTARAKGLTSSQALVRHAMKVAILPVVTYLGPLAAHLLTGSMIVESVFNISGAGSIFVNAIQNRDAFLLCGAVVIYCTLLIVFNLIVDLLYSVLDKRIQLHA
- a CDS encoding ABC transporter permease — its product is MPDAPKAASISRPGGWAIVRRNRPAMISLIYLAFVVVVSFTLPFLMPESLKLTSSGTFLPPLSQGPENGALHLCGTDVNGQDLFYRLLTGAQVSLGVGIIGAVISLFIGSIYGMVSGFFGGRVDAFMMRAVDMLYAVPRILFIMIFIAAFDSVFKDWLDGIRLWAQEAQWQRVEDAARYLIPYSKILVMIISLGLVEWLTMARIIRGQVLVLREMTFVTASRAMGQGGWTILRKHLLPNLSTIILTYLTLTIPAVILDESFLSFLGLGIEDPAASWGSLLKDGAQVINPLESKWWLLAFPALLMSLSLLALNFLGDGLRDAFDPKSAD